A window of the Streptomyces sp. Ag109_O5-10 genome harbors these coding sequences:
- a CDS encoding SDR family NAD(P)-dependent oxidoreductase has protein sequence MTGTTGRVALVTGASSGIGAATARVLAARGMRVAVNYLSNDKAAEEVVADIEAAGGQAMAVQADVREEAAVERMVGQVRAAWDGVDVLVHNALIPYAVKSFEDMTWEELGGKLDAEMHAAFAVTKAVLPVMTGRGGGRLVYIGTGLSRRPRAGMIALGVSKAAMEQFARYLAQELGPQGITVNVVSPGPVESRTADAVLDDATRQRQVAATPLGRLAHPADVAQAVAFYAAEENSFMTGTTAAVNGGMAMY, from the coding sequence ATGACCGGGACGACCGGCAGGGTGGCGTTGGTGACCGGGGCCAGCAGCGGGATCGGCGCGGCGACGGCGCGGGTTCTGGCCGCGCGCGGCATGCGCGTGGCGGTCAACTACCTCAGCAACGACAAGGCGGCCGAGGAGGTCGTGGCCGACATCGAGGCCGCGGGCGGGCAGGCCATGGCCGTGCAGGCCGACGTGCGCGAGGAGGCGGCCGTCGAGCGGATGGTGGGACAGGTCCGAGCGGCTTGGGACGGCGTCGACGTGCTCGTGCACAACGCGCTCATCCCGTACGCGGTCAAGTCGTTCGAGGACATGACCTGGGAGGAGCTGGGCGGCAAGCTCGACGCCGAGATGCACGCGGCGTTCGCCGTCACCAAGGCCGTCCTGCCGGTCATGACCGGGCGCGGTGGCGGACGCCTCGTCTACATCGGCACCGGACTCAGCCGCCGACCGCGGGCGGGCATGATCGCGCTGGGCGTCTCCAAGGCCGCCATGGAACAGTTCGCCCGGTACCTCGCCCAGGAACTCGGCCCGCAGGGCATCACGGTCAACGTCGTCTCACCCGGCCCGGTGGAGTCCCGCACGGCCGACGCCGTCCTCGACGACGCGACGAGGCAGCGGCAGGTGGCCGCCACCCCCCTGGGCCGCCTCGCCCACCCGGCCGACGTCGCCCAGGCGGTCGCCTTCTACGCCGCCGAGGAGAACTCCTTCATGACCGGCACCACGGCCGCGGTCAACGGCGGTATGGCCATGTACTGA
- a CDS encoding multifunctional oxoglutarate decarboxylase/oxoglutarate dehydrogenase thiamine pyrophosphate-binding subunit/dihydrolipoyllysine-residue succinyltransferase subunit: MSRTGRPVPQVLEFGLNAWVVDEQWRQYLHDPASVDQTWRDFFAAPATLPAQQVRTATAHRPDDGDEAAVRAVRVAALIHAYRVRGHLVADTDPLTPRPAAGHPELDIAAFGLRDEDLAEEFAVDGFAGHATMRLGDVLDALRESYCRMVGFEYMHIQDARERRWIQQRAESPQHRPDRAEQLQILYRLGAAEAFETFLQTKYVGHKRYSLEGGESAIVLLDALLRRAIKDGVREAVIGMAHRGRLNVLANIVGKSYAQLFHEFEDAVDIRSVQGSGDVKYHLGAEGTYQALDGGTIAVSVVANPSHLEIVGPVAQGVVRAKQDRAADQDGPFPVLPVAVHGDAAFAGQGVVAETLNMSQLPGYRTGGTVHVVVNNQVGFTTLPANGRSGTYATDVARMVEAPILHVNGDDPEAVDRVARLAFDYRRTFHKDVVVDLICYRRHGHSEVDDPSITQPVMYDRIDARASVRTLYAETLVRRGDIGERQVEGARRNYRDHLDRAFAETRALPAPAPAGDLPGTGAGPAAVLGTGTAIEEATARRVIASQTGLPPGFTVHPRVLPQLRRRAEMLDTGTVDWATAETLAIGSLLLEGVPVRLAGQDSRRGTFGQRHAVLTDRRTGAEHTPLGSLGPQAASFSPYDSMLSELAALAFEYGYAQARPEALVLWEAQFGDFANGAQTVVDEYIASSEQKWGQRSAVTLLLPHGLEGQGPDHSSARVERFLQLCAQDNMTVAMPSLPGNYFHLLRRQALDGRRPLVVFTPKSMLRSKAAVSALPEFTQGGFRPVLPDATTDPALVRRVLLCSGKVFYDLDSHRHTAGSADTAIVRVERLYPFPDEELSAELARFPAAAEVRWVQEEPENQGAWSFVAPRLHRLTRRPVECVARPEAPAPAVGSARRHAVEQKTLVTSAFR, encoded by the coding sequence ATGTCACGCACCGGCCGACCGGTGCCCCAGGTCCTGGAATTCGGGCTCAACGCATGGGTCGTGGACGAACAGTGGCGGCAGTACCTGCACGACCCCGCCTCGGTGGATCAGACGTGGCGGGATTTCTTCGCCGCCCCGGCCACCCTGCCGGCCCAGCAGGTACGCACCGCCACGGCGCACCGCCCCGACGACGGGGACGAGGCGGCGGTCAGGGCGGTGCGGGTCGCGGCGCTCATCCACGCGTACCGGGTACGCGGCCACCTGGTGGCCGACACCGACCCGCTCACGCCACGGCCGGCCGCCGGGCATCCGGAGCTGGACATCGCGGCATTCGGGCTGCGCGACGAGGACCTGGCCGAGGAGTTCGCCGTCGACGGATTCGCCGGGCACGCCACGATGCGCCTGGGGGACGTGCTGGACGCCCTGCGGGAGTCCTACTGCCGCATGGTCGGCTTCGAGTACATGCACATCCAGGACGCCCGCGAACGCCGCTGGATCCAGCAGCGGGCCGAAAGCCCACAGCACCGGCCGGACCGGGCCGAACAACTGCAGATCCTCTACCGGCTGGGGGCGGCGGAGGCCTTCGAGACGTTCCTGCAGACCAAGTACGTGGGCCACAAGCGCTATTCGCTGGAGGGCGGCGAGTCGGCGATCGTGCTGCTCGACGCCCTGCTGCGGCGCGCGATCAAGGACGGCGTGCGGGAAGCCGTCATCGGTATGGCGCACCGCGGCCGGCTCAACGTGCTGGCCAACATCGTCGGCAAGTCCTACGCGCAGCTCTTCCACGAGTTCGAGGACGCCGTGGACATCCGGTCGGTGCAGGGATCGGGGGACGTGAAGTACCACCTGGGTGCGGAGGGCACCTACCAGGCCCTCGACGGCGGCACGATCGCCGTCTCGGTCGTGGCGAACCCCTCGCACCTGGAGATCGTGGGACCGGTGGCCCAGGGGGTGGTGCGCGCCAAGCAGGACAGGGCCGCGGACCAGGACGGTCCCTTCCCCGTGCTGCCGGTCGCCGTCCACGGCGACGCGGCCTTCGCCGGCCAGGGCGTGGTCGCCGAGACCCTGAACATGTCGCAACTGCCGGGCTACCGCACGGGCGGGACGGTCCACGTGGTCGTCAACAACCAGGTCGGCTTCACCACGCTGCCCGCCAACGGCCGCTCGGGCACCTACGCCACCGATGTGGCACGGATGGTCGAGGCGCCGATCCTCCACGTCAACGGCGACGACCCGGAGGCCGTCGACCGCGTCGCACGGCTGGCCTTCGACTACCGCCGGACGTTCCACAAGGACGTCGTGGTCGATCTGATCTGCTACCGGCGCCACGGGCACAGCGAGGTCGACGACCCGTCCATCACCCAGCCCGTGATGTACGACCGCATCGACGCCAGGGCCTCGGTGCGCACGCTGTACGCCGAGACCCTGGTCCGCCGCGGGGACATCGGCGAACGGCAGGTGGAGGGCGCCCGCCGCAACTACCGGGATCACCTGGACCGGGCCTTCGCCGAGACCCGGGCGCTGCCCGCTCCCGCACCGGCCGGGGACCTTCCCGGCACCGGAGCCGGACCGGCGGCCGTCCTGGGCACGGGGACCGCGATCGAGGAGGCGACGGCCCGGCGGGTGATCGCCTCGCAGACCGGCCTGCCCCCGGGCTTCACCGTGCACCCGCGGGTCCTGCCGCAGCTGCGCCGGCGTGCGGAGATGCTCGACACCGGCACGGTCGACTGGGCCACCGCGGAGACCCTGGCGATCGGTTCCCTGCTGCTGGAGGGCGTCCCGGTGCGGCTGGCCGGGCAGGACTCGCGGCGCGGCACCTTCGGCCAGCGCCACGCCGTTCTGACCGACCGGCGCACCGGCGCGGAGCACACCCCGCTGGGCTCCCTCGGCCCGCAGGCGGCGAGCTTCTCACCGTACGACTCGATGCTGTCCGAACTGGCGGCGCTTGCTTTCGAGTACGGCTACGCGCAGGCCCGTCCCGAAGCCCTGGTGCTGTGGGAGGCCCAGTTCGGCGACTTCGCCAACGGCGCGCAGACGGTCGTCGACGAGTACATCGCGTCGTCCGAGCAGAAGTGGGGCCAGCGGTCCGCGGTGACGCTGCTGCTGCCCCACGGGCTGGAGGGCCAGGGCCCGGACCACTCCTCCGCCCGGGTCGAACGGTTCCTGCAACTGTGCGCCCAGGACAACATGACCGTGGCCATGCCCTCCCTGCCCGGCAACTACTTCCATCTGCTCAGGCGGCAGGCGCTGGACGGCCGCAGGCCGCTGGTGGTCTTCACCCCGAAGTCGATGCTGCGCTCGAAGGCGGCCGTCTCCGCCCTGCCCGAGTTCACCCAGGGCGGCTTCCGTCCGGTCCTGCCGGACGCCACGACGGACCCGGCCCTGGTCAGGCGCGTGCTGCTGTGCTCGGGCAAGGTCTTCTACGACCTCGACTCGCACCGGCACACCGCGGGCTCGGCCGACACGGCGATCGTCCGCGTGGAGCGCCTCTACCCGTTCCCCGACGAGGAGCTCAGCGCGGAACTCGCCCGCTTCCCCGCGGCCGCGGAGGTGCGGTGGGTGCAGGAGGAGCCGGAGAACCAGGGCGCGTGGTCGTTCGTCGCGCCGCGTCTGCACCGGCTGACCCGGCGCCCCGTGGAGTGCGTGGCCCGGCCCGAAGCCCCCGCGCCCGCGGTCGGCTCGGCCCGCCGGCACGCCGTGGAGCAGAAGACCCTCGTGACGTCGGCCTTCCGGTGA
- a CDS encoding DUF6884 domain-containing protein codes for MTANGRPDHVEPQLVVIPCGSRKLGSPAPAADMYTGTYHRACRKAADTLRPGLLLILSARHGLLDLDDVIEPYDTPHGAADAVTARVLLEQATARDIVGLDPVVALGGARHAGLVRAVWPHARTPLAGARGMGEQMARLVAIREGRGLPPA; via the coding sequence ATGACCGCGAACGGCCGTCCCGACCACGTCGAACCACAACTCGTCGTCATTCCCTGCGGCAGCCGCAAACTGGGCTCGCCCGCGCCCGCGGCGGACATGTACACGGGCACCTACCACCGGGCATGCCGCAAGGCCGCCGACACTCTCCGCCCCGGCCTGCTGCTCATCCTCTCCGCACGCCACGGTCTCCTCGACCTCGATGACGTCATCGAGCCGTACGACACACCTCATGGCGCGGCCGACGCGGTGACCGCCCGGGTCCTGCTGGAGCAGGCGACCGCGCGTGACATCGTGGGCCTCGACCCCGTGGTGGCCCTCGGCGGTGCACGGCATGCCGGCCTCGTGCGCGCCGTCTGGCCGCACGCCCGCACGCCGTTGGCCGGCGCGCGCGGCATGGGCGAGCAGATGGCCAGGCTCGTGGCGATACGCGAGGGGCGGGGGCTGCCACCGGCATGA
- a CDS encoding ferredoxin: MTWTSSQQDLYRFLEDRFACAQACTECARMCALRAGVLGPGGTADAEADRLRRTGIMCAEVCDATCRALTEETGRDEDGVRVQLEWCRSVCLDCAGAFDARPGAEASAAACRACAVACTDFLAALG; the protein is encoded by the coding sequence ATGACTTGGACGTCTTCTCAGCAGGACCTGTACCGGTTCCTGGAAGACCGGTTCGCGTGCGCGCAGGCCTGCACGGAGTGTGCCCGGATGTGCGCGCTGCGTGCGGGAGTACTGGGTCCCGGCGGGACCGCCGACGCCGAGGCGGACCGGTTGCGCCGCACCGGCATCATGTGCGCCGAGGTGTGCGACGCCACCTGCCGGGCACTGACCGAGGAGACCGGCCGGGACGAGGACGGTGTGCGCGTCCAGCTGGAGTGGTGCCGCTCGGTCTGCCTCGACTGCGCGGGGGCCTTCGACGCCCGGCCGGGTGCCGAGGCGAGCGCGGCCGCCTGCCGGGCGTGCGCCGTGGCCTGCACGGACTTCCTGGCGGCGCTCGGCTGA
- a CDS encoding DNA-3-methyladenine glycosylase: protein MTQYWTVPDTAGTDHEQLRAFDEPEAAPAGRSALPERFFDRPAVEVAPELLGALVISRSQRGVTAVRVTEVEAYEGPDDPASHAFGGPNRTNRAEFGAPGTFYVYRTHAVHRCLNAVCGPGGRPASVLLRAGTVVEGADAARERRGPGVRARDLARGPANLARALGIADLRHDGRPACDGTAELFLAEPAGGVPSARIGRGPRTGVGGPAAWYPWRFWVLGEPSVSPYRPHPGPRRRRTATC from the coding sequence TTGACGCAGTATTGGACGGTCCCGGACACAGCCGGGACCGATCACGAGCAGCTGCGGGCGTTCGACGAACCGGAGGCCGCGCCGGCCGGCCGGTCGGCCCTGCCCGAGCGCTTCTTCGACCGGCCCGCCGTCGAGGTGGCTCCCGAACTGCTGGGGGCTCTGGTGATCTCGCGTTCGCAGCGCGGTGTGACGGCGGTGCGTGTCACCGAGGTGGAGGCGTACGAGGGCCCGGACGATCCTGCCTCGCACGCGTTCGGCGGCCCGAACCGGACCAACCGAGCGGAGTTCGGAGCCCCGGGCACCTTCTACGTGTACCGGACGCACGCGGTGCACCGGTGTTTGAACGCCGTCTGCGGGCCCGGCGGGCGTCCCGCCTCGGTGCTGCTCCGCGCCGGCACGGTGGTGGAGGGAGCGGACGCCGCCCGAGAACGCCGTGGGCCCGGGGTGCGGGCGCGCGATCTGGCCCGCGGCCCGGCCAACCTCGCCCGGGCGCTGGGCATCGCCGATCTGCGTCATGACGGGCGGCCGGCGTGCGACGGGACGGCGGAGCTGTTCCTCGCGGAGCCCGCCGGCGGTGTTCCGTCCGCGCGGATCGGCCGCGGGCCGCGGACGGGGGTGGGCGGTCCTGCCGCCTGGTACCCCTGGCGTTTCTGGGTGCTGGGCGAGCCGAGCGTCAGCCCCTACCGGCCGCACCCGGGGCCCCGCAGGCGGAGGACTGCGACGTGCTGA
- a CDS encoding GlxA family transcriptional regulator — protein sequence MKDRPSGRKPLLVTVLVFPGVRLLDVTGPIEVFTTANDFGGRYRVRTVSPDGADVVTASGTGLHVDLAAARVQEASDVVVVPGGPEWPSLVKDDALLDAIRALDALGCRTASICTGAFLLAAAGLLDGRRATTHWRFADQLALRYPRVTVEADALFVRDGHIMTSAGVSAGIDLSLALVEEHLGADVARAVAKDMVVFMQRPGGQSQFSVRTHTPRARQEMLRRVLDTVAEDPSAPHTLAAMARRAGVSARHMSRLFHEEMSTTPARYVEQVRLEAARAMLEEGDDPMATVARRTGFGSPESLRRAFTRHLGVTPGVYRARFRTTHTAGDGTRS from the coding sequence ATGAAGGACAGGCCGTCGGGCAGGAAACCGCTCCTGGTGACCGTGCTGGTCTTCCCCGGCGTACGGCTGCTCGACGTCACCGGCCCGATCGAGGTGTTCACGACGGCCAACGACTTCGGCGGCCGGTACCGCGTGCGCACGGTCTCCCCCGACGGCGCCGACGTGGTCACCGCGTCCGGCACCGGACTGCACGTCGACCTGGCTGCCGCGCGGGTGCAGGAGGCGAGCGACGTGGTGGTCGTCCCCGGTGGACCCGAGTGGCCCTCCCTCGTCAAGGACGACGCCCTGCTCGACGCCATCAGGGCGCTGGACGCACTCGGCTGCCGCACCGCGTCCATCTGCACCGGAGCCTTCCTCCTCGCCGCGGCCGGACTGCTCGACGGACGCAGGGCGACCACGCACTGGCGCTTCGCCGACCAGCTGGCCCTGCGCTATCCGCGGGTGACCGTGGAGGCGGACGCCCTGTTCGTGCGCGACGGCCACATCATGACCTCGGCCGGCGTCAGCGCGGGCATCGACCTCTCGCTCGCCCTGGTCGAGGAGCACCTCGGCGCCGACGTCGCCCGCGCCGTGGCCAAGGACATGGTCGTGTTCATGCAGCGGCCGGGCGGCCAGTCCCAGTTCAGTGTCCGCACCCACACGCCGCGTGCGAGGCAGGAAATGCTGCGCCGGGTCCTGGACACGGTCGCCGAGGACCCGTCCGCCCCGCACACCCTTGCCGCCATGGCGCGCCGGGCCGGCGTGAGCGCCCGCCACATGTCACGCCTGTTCCACGAGGAGATGAGCACGACCCCCGCCCGCTACGTCGAGCAGGTCCGCCTGGAAGCCGCCCGCGCGATGCTGGAGGAGGGTGACGACCCGATGGCCACGGTGGCCCGGCGCACCGGCTTCGGGTCACCCGAGTCGCTGCGCCGCGCCTTCACGCGCCACCTGGGCGTCACGCCGGGGGTCTACCGGGCACGCTTCCGGACCACCCACACCGCGGGCGACGGCACCCGCTCCTGA
- a CDS encoding ABC transporter substrate-binding protein, whose protein sequence is MHTIDLAYVGRGLHEELAAYIADQQDFYTDEGVHVALRDGCTWDDERLRRCATIGLGRALLSRLANGTPWVALSVNTHRPLFWFLARPGLTSLSDLAGRRLAVHAPHTAPGVFARIVLQKAGLDPDRDLQTVVRSPGDYGMDLRHLADGSIDAAYVGSTMAPEAVAAEHGWNVLAWVGDHFRIPTVGVAVDPTFISPDAPAVQAVVRAHRRALRVIHDDPDTTVRHMQTFLGGQTAQEARAHYDTFIAPYFTTDGQADLTVGDEAIAAVAAERGLAAGVTAAEFYRTGTTTP, encoded by the coding sequence ATGCACACGATCGACCTTGCCTACGTCGGACGAGGCCTGCACGAGGAGCTGGCGGCCTACATCGCCGACCAGCAGGACTTCTACACCGACGAAGGCGTCCACGTCGCGCTGCGCGACGGCTGCACCTGGGACGACGAGCGGCTGCGCCGCTGCGCCACCATCGGACTGGGCCGGGCACTGCTGTCACGGCTGGCCAACGGCACCCCGTGGGTCGCGCTCAGCGTCAACACCCATCGCCCGCTGTTCTGGTTCCTGGCCCGTCCCGGCCTGACGTCCCTGTCCGACCTCGCCGGCCGACGGCTGGCCGTCCACGCCCCGCACACCGCGCCCGGCGTGTTCGCCCGGATCGTGCTGCAAAAGGCCGGCCTCGACCCGGACCGTGACCTGCAGACGGTCGTCCGCTCTCCCGGCGACTACGGCATGGACCTGCGCCACCTCGCCGACGGCAGCATCGACGCCGCCTACGTCGGCAGCACCATGGCACCGGAGGCGGTGGCCGCAGAGCACGGCTGGAACGTGCTGGCCTGGGTCGGCGACCACTTCCGGATCCCCACCGTGGGCGTGGCCGTCGACCCGACCTTCATCTCACCGGACGCCCCCGCGGTCCAGGCCGTCGTACGCGCCCACCGGCGCGCCCTCCGGGTGATCCACGACGACCCCGACACCACGGTGCGGCACATGCAGACGTTCCTCGGCGGACAGACCGCGCAGGAGGCCCGGGCCCACTACGACACGTTCATCGCGCCGTACTTCACCACGGACGGCCAGGCCGACCTCACCGTCGGCGACGAGGCGATCGCCGCGGTCGCCGCCGAGCGCGGGCTGGCCGCCGGCGTCACCGCGGCCGAGTTCTACCGCACCGGGACGACCACGCCGTAG
- a CDS encoding acyl-CoA dehydrogenase family protein: MHLDHTPEQQRLRTELRAYFAGLVPENAYARYADPAAQKRFYRETVRRLGTDGWLGVGWPKEYGGRGLTAMEQFIFFDEAAQAGVPLPLMALNTVGPTIMQYGTDEQKSYFLPRILSGEIDFAIGYSEPDAGTDLAALKTRAVRDGDEYVVNGQKIWTTNGDTADWVWLATRTDPGAPPHKGITMLLVPTTDPGYSCTVINTLASHDTTASYYENIRVPVSRRVGEENRGWRLITNQLNHERVTLAAHGTMAIRALHDVQRWAMETKLADGRRVVDLHWVRRNLARTHTRLDAMKLLNWQMVSAVQEGTLTPHDASAVKVYGSEARRDAYAWLMEVAGAAGPLKEGSAGAVLHGDLERGYRSAVIFTFGGGNNEIQREIISWIGLGMPRVRR, encoded by the coding sequence GTGCACCTCGACCACACGCCCGAGCAGCAGCGGCTGCGCACCGAACTGCGCGCCTACTTCGCCGGCCTGGTGCCGGAGAACGCGTACGCCCGCTACGCCGACCCGGCCGCGCAGAAACGCTTCTACCGGGAGACCGTCCGCCGCCTGGGCACCGACGGCTGGCTCGGCGTGGGCTGGCCGAAGGAGTACGGCGGCCGCGGCCTGACCGCGATGGAGCAGTTCATCTTCTTCGACGAGGCCGCCCAGGCCGGCGTACCGCTCCCGCTCATGGCGCTGAACACCGTCGGCCCGACGATCATGCAGTACGGCACCGACGAGCAGAAGTCGTACTTCCTGCCCCGCATCCTCTCCGGCGAGATCGACTTCGCCATCGGCTACAGCGAACCCGACGCCGGCACCGACCTGGCCGCCCTGAAGACCCGGGCCGTCCGCGACGGCGACGAGTACGTCGTCAACGGGCAGAAGATCTGGACCACCAACGGCGACACCGCCGACTGGGTCTGGCTCGCCACCCGCACGGACCCCGGAGCCCCGCCGCACAAGGGCATCACCATGCTCCTGGTGCCGACCACCGACCCCGGCTACTCCTGCACCGTCATCAACACGCTCGCCTCGCACGACACCACGGCCAGCTACTACGAGAACATCCGCGTCCCCGTCTCCCGCCGGGTGGGCGAGGAGAACCGCGGCTGGCGGCTGATCACCAACCAGCTCAACCACGAGCGCGTCACCCTCGCGGCCCACGGCACCATGGCCATCCGCGCCCTGCACGACGTTCAGCGCTGGGCCATGGAGACCAAGCTCGCCGACGGCCGCCGCGTCGTCGACCTGCACTGGGTGCGGCGCAACCTCGCCCGCACCCACACCCGCCTGGACGCCATGAAGCTCCTCAACTGGCAGATGGTGAGCGCCGTCCAGGAAGGCACCCTCACCCCGCACGACGCCTCCGCCGTCAAGGTCTACGGATCCGAGGCCCGGCGCGACGCCTACGCCTGGCTGATGGAGGTGGCCGGCGCGGCAGGTCCGCTCAAGGAGGGCTCGGCGGGCGCGGTCCTCCACGGCGACCTGGAACGCGGCTACCGCTCGGCGGTCATCTTCACCTTCGGCGGCGGCAACAACGAGATCCAGCGGGAGATCATCTCCTGGATCGGACTGGGGATGCCACGGGTACGGCGTTAG
- a CDS encoding DUF488 family protein: MARITCRRIDEQPPDADGEVGERVLVDRVWPEGVRRQVAPFDEWLREVAPSVELQRWYGHNPGQFGEFRRRYLTELGDQRHRYAAARLRDLAERHSLTLVTASRDVEHGHGSVLAEWLTRPGPPDEPRPAADPAPPAPTTPGPPPPRHRAPLSDAVAGLNPGALAFVMGTGIVSTALYVNGAGAFSAVLLWVALAGFVLLVPAYGWRLLRRRERFVADLLGPRAFAFLTLSISANVLAARFVPDGHTAVAGAFLAFGTLGWVVLDYGVPLALVTSLRRGPSLDQVNGTWFLWAVGSESVAVAAASLARVTPGHALAVLAVVCWAVGLVQYLLTAGLVLARLLVRPVQPEGLMTSVWIFMGAAAIAVLAGVRLIALPPGSTMLSRPFVTGTAVVLWAFSSWLIPLLLALGVWRHGLRRVPLRYELGWWNLVFPVGMYAVTTHELGRATGTPWLTGAGRWEVWIAAVFWAVVFAAMVVARLRARPMATRGSAGTGRTGPPRRTAPATPEARP, encoded by the coding sequence ATGGCCAGGATCACCTGCCGCAGGATCGACGAGCAGCCGCCGGACGCGGACGGCGAGGTCGGCGAGCGCGTGCTGGTCGACCGGGTCTGGCCGGAGGGCGTGCGCCGGCAGGTCGCGCCGTTCGACGAGTGGCTGCGGGAGGTCGCACCCTCCGTCGAACTGCAGCGCTGGTACGGCCACAACCCCGGGCAGTTCGGGGAGTTCCGCCGCCGCTACCTCACCGAGCTGGGCGATCAGCGCCACCGGTACGCGGCCGCCCGGCTCCGGGACCTGGCCGAACGCCACAGCCTCACCCTGGTGACCGCAAGCCGGGACGTGGAGCACGGTCATGGCTCGGTCCTGGCCGAATGGCTCACCCGGCCCGGCCCTCCCGACGAGCCGCGTCCGGCTGCCGACCCTGCCCCGCCCGCCCCAACCACTCCCGGTCCGCCGCCGCCCCGGCACCGCGCCCCCCTGTCCGACGCGGTGGCCGGCCTCAACCCGGGCGCGCTCGCGTTCGTCATGGGCACCGGCATCGTCTCCACGGCCCTGTACGTCAACGGCGCCGGCGCCTTCTCCGCCGTACTGCTGTGGGTGGCCCTGGCGGGTTTCGTGCTCCTGGTGCCCGCGTACGGCTGGCGGCTGCTGCGCCGGCGCGAGCGGTTCGTCGCCGATCTCCTCGGACCGCGTGCCTTCGCGTTCCTCACCCTCTCGATCTCAGCGAACGTGCTGGCCGCACGCTTCGTGCCGGACGGCCACACGGCGGTCGCCGGGGCGTTCCTGGCGTTCGGGACGCTGGGGTGGGTGGTGCTGGACTACGGCGTCCCGCTCGCGCTCGTCACCTCCCTGAGGCGGGGCCCCTCGCTCGACCAGGTGAACGGCACGTGGTTCCTGTGGGCGGTGGGGTCGGAGTCGGTCGCGGTCGCGGCGGCCTCGCTGGCCCGGGTGACCCCGGGACACGCACTGGCCGTCCTGGCGGTGGTGTGCTGGGCCGTCGGCCTGGTGCAGTACCTGCTGACCGCCGGGCTGGTCCTGGCCCGGCTGCTGGTCCGGCCGGTGCAGCCGGAAGGCCTCATGACGTCCGTGTGGATCTTCATGGGCGCGGCGGCGATCGCCGTGCTCGCCGGAGTCCGGCTGATCGCCCTGCCGCCCGGCAGCACCATGCTGTCGCGCCCGTTCGTCACCGGGACGGCCGTCGTCCTGTGGGCCTTCTCCAGCTGGCTGATCCCGCTCCTACTGGCACTGGGTGTCTGGCGGCACGGACTGCGCCGTGTCCCGCTGCGGTACGAGCTCGGCTGGTGGAACCTCGTCTTCCCGGTCGGCATGTACGCGGTCACCACGCACGAGCTCGGACGCGCCACCGGGACCCCGTGGCTGACCGGCGCGGGCCGTTGGGAGGTCTGGATCGCCGCCGTGTTCTGGGCCGTCGTGTTCGCCGCCATGGTCGTCGCCAGGCTCCGGGCCCGCCCCATGGCCACACGCGGATCCGCGGGTACGGGCCGGACCGGCCCGCCGCGGCGCACGGCCCCGGCGACGCCCGAAGCGCGGCCGTAG
- a CDS encoding TetR/AcrR family transcriptional regulator, with translation MGTMETNPVSQVSASDERRADVIVEAAGRLFFGAGFARASMDDLARELGMSKKTIYRHFPDKRSLLATVLDRQFAAVDRTLVAATEDAAGQPFAVRVQRFLIAAGSELGRIGAPQLATGRGGDAMLRQYVEQRVDAVVYRRLDDLFLEGHRQGLLHAPPELLSEITRGALERLLTSRLPHELDWTAADLLRVTVDTVLHGAIRPEARGADDEQPRAVIPTARDDDQEVTP, from the coding sequence ATGGGAACTATGGAAACTAATCCAGTTTCTCAAGTTTCCGCCAGTGACGAGCGGCGTGCGGACGTGATCGTGGAGGCGGCCGGCCGGCTGTTCTTCGGGGCGGGTTTCGCGCGGGCGAGCATGGACGATCTCGCTCGTGAGCTCGGGATGAGCAAGAAGACGATCTACCGTCACTTCCCCGACAAGCGCAGCCTGCTGGCCACGGTGCTGGACCGCCAGTTCGCCGCGGTGGACCGCACGCTGGTGGCGGCGACCGAGGACGCAGCAGGGCAGCCGTTCGCTGTGCGGGTGCAGCGGTTCCTGATCGCGGCGGGCAGCGAGCTCGGGCGGATCGGTGCACCTCAGCTGGCGACGGGGCGGGGCGGCGACGCGATGCTGCGCCAGTACGTGGAGCAGCGGGTGGACGCGGTGGTCTACCGGCGGCTCGACGACCTGTTCCTGGAGGGGCACCGGCAGGGCCTGCTGCATGCGCCGCCCGAACTGCTGAGCGAGATCACCCGCGGTGCGCTGGAGCGTCTGCTCACCTCACGGTTGCCGCACGAACTGGACTGGACCGCCGCCGATCTGCTGCGGGTGACCGTCGACACCGTGCTGCACGGAGCGATCCGCCCCGAAGCCCGGGGCGCCGACGACGAACAACCCCGGGCCGTCATCCCGACGGCCCGCGACGACGATCAGGAGGTGACCCCATGA